A single genomic interval of Chrysemys picta bellii isolate R12L10 chromosome 8, ASM1138683v2, whole genome shotgun sequence harbors:
- the GFI1 gene encoding zinc finger protein Gfi-1 has product MPRSFLVKSKKAHSYHQPRSPDEDYSLRLESVLAQICADSKIPGETGLCSSGLRDPEPPRGRSSPESHLSEAVDGASDSAPSCEGSVCDRASEFEDFWRPPSPSVSPASERSVCPSLDEAPPFSVPFKPYAWSTLGSSELRHLVQNYRPCPTLERSSALGLFCERSSESALFGADCGSALRLYSDFSSPGLGLFERPSAATPGLYAEAQPGLQQEKGPGGIKVESELLCRPMLISTGSYKCVKCSKVFSTPHGLEVHVRRSHSGTRPFACDMCGKTFGHAVSLEQHKTVHSQERSFDCKICGKSFKRSSTLSTHLLIHSDTRPYPCQYCGKRFHQKSDMKKHTFIHTGEKPHKCQVCGKAFSQSSNLITHSRKHTGFKPFGCDLCGKGFQRKVDLRRHRETQHGLK; this is encoded by the exons ATGCCGAGGTCTTTCCTGGTGAAGAGTAAGAAGGCGCACAGCTACCACCAGCCCCGCTCTCCGGACGAGGACTACAGCCTGCGCCTGGAGAGCGTGCTGGCCCAGATCTGTGCAG ACAGTAAGATCCCGGGAGAGACGGGTCTGTGCAGCTCCGGCCTCCGGGACCCGGAGCCCCCCCGGGGCCGCTCCTCCCCGGAATCCCACCTGAGCGAGGCCGTCGATGGCGCTTCCGACTCGGCTCCCAGCTGCGAGGGCAGCGTCTGCGACAGAGCGTCGGAGTTCGAGGACTTCTGGAGACCCCCGTCCCCGTCTGTCTCGCCAG CGTCTGAGCGTTCTGTCTGCCCCTCCCTGGATGAGGCGCCCCCATTCTCAGTGCCCTTCAAGCCATATGCATGGAGCACCCTGGGCAGCTCTGAGCTGAGGCATTTGGTGCAGAACTACAGGCCCTGCCCAACGTTGGAGCGTAGCTCAGCCCTGGGGCTCTTCTGTGAGCGGAGCTCGGAGTCTGCCCTCTTTGGTGCAGACTGTGGCTCAGCCCTGAGACTTTATAGTGACTTCagctcccctgggctgggactcttTGAGCGGCCATCAGCAGCAACACCCGGCCTCTATGCAGAGGCCCAGCCTGGGTTGcagcaggagaaaggcccaggcgGGATCAAGGTGGAGTCAGAGCTTCTGTGCCGCCCAATGCTGATCAGCACTGGCTCCTACAAGTGCGTCAAGTGCAGCAAG GTCTTCTCCACCCCACATGGCCTGGAGGTGCATGTACGCCGCTCGCACAGCGGCACCAGACCCTTTGCCTGTGACATGTGTGGCAAGACCTTCGGCCATGCGGTCAGCCTGGAGCAGCACAAGACTGTGCACTCCCAG GAACGCAGCTTTGATTGTAAGATCTGCGGCAAGAGCTTTAAGAGATCTTCCACCCTGTCCACCCACCTGCTCATCCACTCGGACACCCGGCCCTACCCGTGTCAGTATTGTGGGAAACGGTTCCACCAGAAATCTGACATGAAGAAACACACTTTCATTCACACAg GTGAGAAGCCCCACAAGTGCCAGGTGTGTGGGAAAGCCTTCAGCCAGAGTTCCAACCTCATCACCCATAGTCGTAAGCACACCGGCTTCAAGCCCTTTGGCTGCGATCTGTGTGGCAAAGGCTTCCAGAGGAAGGTGGATTTAAGGAGACATCGGGAGACACAACACGGTCTGAAATGA